CAGCGGGCGAGCTACATTATTGTAAGTTTGATGCGGATTTTCATCAAGAATATGGTCCTTTTCCATAAAATCAACTCCTTCTTTACCTAGTTTGGCGTAAACACATGATGACGAATCATAGGAAATGCTGGTATTCTATAATGAGGTTGTTCCAAACTCGTATGGTGAGGAAGCATGTCCACATTTAGAAGGAATTGATATGTTGTCAAAACTACAGAATGGCACGATACTGTTTATAGAACATAATATTTATTATGTAAACAATAAACGAGCTCTGCTGGTCTGGAAGGAGCGAGAACTATGCCGGTCTTAATCGCCCCCGTATTCAATTCAACAACAGCACAGCCCGTTCGGATCGATTTGCCTAATTCGTACACGCTCATATCAGGCGCAAAGAGGCCATATGAGATCGCGTCTCGTTTCTTGCGCAATGAGATGGACGAGAACAAGCGAACCTTTGATTTGCGTGTAGATCCCAGCAGTTTATTTTTAGTCGGGGATCACGAAGAGATGAAAGTAACGGATGATCGGGTGTGGATTGAAGAAATCGAAAGTAAGCTGAATCTAGCATCCACAACGGGGACTTGTTCGATTCCTTACATCATCACCGTCAATGGCAATATGTATGGCATTACGTATTTGAAGCGATCGCTTGATGGTGACAAGTACACATTTGATGACGAAACTGCCGGTATTTTTACTTCATTAGTCGAACAGAAGCTGCCGTCCCTTGCTTTTCGTCGCTATGCGCTTTCACTGGAGAAGAAAAACTACGAGGATCAGCTGTTGGATCTGTGGATTGCATTGGAATCATTGTTCGTTCCCGATGGCAAAAAAGGCGAGATTACCTATAAATTGCGTGTCCGAATGGCGTACTATTTTGGAGAAACCGCCTTGCAGCGTGAACGGATTGCACAGTTTGTAAAAAAATCGTACAATCATCGCTCAGAGATTGTGCATAGCGGCAAGCTGTTCGGTGACAAGCTGGCTACAGAAGTCAATATTCTGAGGGCGATGACACGAGCTGCGATCTTGAACATCGCCGGGGAAAGTGTCAACCTTCAGGATATGCGTGTCCGGCTGGACGAATTGGTATTTACGGGCGAATCATATGTGACACGGTACGCTCCTACTTTTTTTGAAAGAATTTTGTTGTAAGCCTCATAGAGGAAACAGATCAGGAGGAAGAATAGAGCATGAGTGTTTTGATTGTAGATAATTTGTCCCATGGTTTTGGGGACCGTGTTTTGTTTCGCGATGTGTCTTTCCGTTTGCAACCGAATGACCGTGTAGGACTCGTAGGCGCAAATGGTACTGGAAAATCAACGATGATGGGGATTTTGACAGGCCAAAACTTGCCTGATAACGGTCGTGTTGAATGGATGCCCAAAATCGAATACGGATATTTGGATCAGCATACCAAGCTGCAAGCTGGCAAAACGATTCGTGACGTACTCAAGGACGCCTTCCTGCCACTCTTGGAGCAAGAGGCGGAACTGATGACGATTGGTGAAAAGATGGCCGAGGCAACTCCAGAGGAACTGGAAGAATTGCTGGAGCGGATGGGCGAAATTCAAGACAAGCTAGAAACAAGCGGCTTTTATTTGATCGATGCAAAAGTAGATGAAATCGCCAACGCTTTGGGCTTGAGTGCAATCGGTTTGGAACGTGACGTTGCATCCCTCTCTGGTGGTCAGCGTACCAAGGTTCTTTTGGCAAAATTGCTGCTGGAACAACCAACTGTTCTTTTGCTGGATGAGCCGACGAACTACTTGGATGAAGAGCATATCGTGTGGCTGAAAAACTACTTGAAGGATTACCCTTACGCTTTCATGCTGATTTCCCATGACACGACCTTCATGAACGAAGTCGTGAATGTGATTTATCATTTGGAATTTACCAAGCTGAATCGTTACACAGGGAACTACGAATCCTTCCTGGCACAGTCTGAGACAAAACGCAGTCAGCACTTTGACGCATTTGAGAAGCAGCAGGAAGAAATCGCAAAAATGGAAGACTTTATTGCGCGCAATAAAGCACGTGCGTCTACTACCGGCCGCGCGAAGAGCCGTCAAAAGCAGCTCGATAAAATGGATCGCATCGACAAGCCGGAAACGGCTGCGAAACCTTCGTTTATCTTTAAGGAATCCCGGGCAAGTAGCCGTTTTGTCATCGAGGCTGAAAACCTGGAGATCGGATATTCTCATGCATTGCTGCCGAAGCTTAGCGTGAAGCTGGAGCGCGGTGAAAAAGTAGCGATTGTCGGCATGAACGGTGTCGGTAAGTCTACCCTGTTGAAAACGTTGCTTGGTGTGATTCCTCCGTTGGATGGAAAGCTGGAGAAAGGCGATTTCCTCCATCCTGCTTACTTCGAGCAAGAAGTAAAGGCGAAGCCAATCACTGCACTTGATGATGTATGGAATGAATTCCCTGCCATGAATAACCATGAAGTTCGCGGAGCGCTGGCACGTTGTGGTTTGAAAAATGAGCATATCAATCGTAACTTGAACGCTCTGTCCGGGGGCGAGCAAGCAAAAGTTCGCCTCTGTAAATTACTGCAGCGCGAAAGCAACTGGCTAGTATTTGACGAGCCGACGAACCACTTGGATGTCGTCGCCAAGGAAGAGCTCAAACGCTCCTTGAAGGAGTTCAAAGGGACCGTCCTTCTCGTATGCCACGAACCTGAATTTTATGAGGATTGGGTTACACAGACGTGGGATGTTGAGAAATGGAGCTTGGAACAGGCAAAAACACCGATTAAATTGTAAAAGCAAAAACAGGCAGCCACCATCGGGTGAGACTGCCTGTTTTTTTATGTGAGCGACGCATTCCGCATACGGATCATGGAAAAGTGCAGACTGCTTTGTAGCAGTGAATCTCGCAGCGGCAACAGCGAAGGAGTGATTCTCAATTCAATATCCGCTTGGCTAAGGCAGTGTACGAGGTCTCCTAATGGCTTTACGTCTAGTGGCGTAACGGTTTCGTTTGACAAATAGTAGCCCGCGCCTTCGTCCCAGCAATAAAAAGATTCTGGAGAGAAGGTATATTCATATAGCTTTGTTTGTGTAAGCACGGGATACCATTTACTTTCGATAGCCATAACCATTTTGGCAGTCGTCAAGCCAAGAAAGCGCTCGACGTCTGTTGCCTCAGAATCTGCTTTTTTGTAAAAGCAAATCCGCGGGCAATCTCGCGGTAAATAATACATCGGCGCTCGTGCTTCATCAATCGCCCATACAGCTGGAGCAAGTGTGGGGTGGGAGGGATGGGCGCGAGGATGAAAAATTGCAATGGACGGGTCTTCACTGTAATGAAACAATTTGTCCATAAATCTTAACCCTCCTCTAAATCATCTCAGCCGTTCTCTAAAAAACAGCCCACGCATTTGGCAAATAGCGGCCTCGATGATACGGAGAAGATGTTTTCGTAATGGCTTCACCGTTGTGCAGCATCATGGAGCTGGAACCACCATCCATGGCCATTGCTGTCACCACACCGCGCTCGGCCAATACTTCCGCCATGTCGTTCATGCTTGCGCCGATGGAATGACCAGGCTGGCGTCCATCAATGACAGCAAATACGATCGTCCCGTCTTCTTTTTGTCCAATTGCGGTACGCGGTTGAATGCCCCAGCTCTTGGCAGGCTTTCCTTCAAACATATTTTTCCCGTTTACAATCAACTGGGGACGGAAGCTCACAGCGTCACGCACGCCCATCTTTACGAGTTGTTCAGCCGAGTAGCTGCCAGTAATCAGTTTACCGTCATAGGTAAGCCCTAACGCGGTTTCTCCGCTTCTCGGATTGTAGCCTTGCAAAATCTTTCCGTCGTGGATGACGACGCCGTAGGCATGCGCTCCTTTGCCGTAGCCGTCTGGATCAGCGAATCCACTCGCATTGACAATCCCGATGGCTCCTGTTTTCTTCACAAACTCATCAAGCAGATCTCCACGGTCCTTGCGATTCGTGACGACGAGTCGTACTCT
This genomic stretch from Brevibacillus sp. DP1.3A harbors:
- a CDS encoding ABC-F family ATP-binding cassette domain-containing protein — protein: MSVLIVDNLSHGFGDRVLFRDVSFRLQPNDRVGLVGANGTGKSTMMGILTGQNLPDNGRVEWMPKIEYGYLDQHTKLQAGKTIRDVLKDAFLPLLEQEAELMTIGEKMAEATPEELEELLERMGEIQDKLETSGFYLIDAKVDEIANALGLSAIGLERDVASLSGGQRTKVLLAKLLLEQPTVLLLDEPTNYLDEEHIVWLKNYLKDYPYAFMLISHDTTFMNEVVNVIYHLEFTKLNRYTGNYESFLAQSETKRSQHFDAFEKQQEEIAKMEDFIARNKARASTTGRAKSRQKQLDKMDRIDKPETAAKPSFIFKESRASSRFVIEAENLEIGYSHALLPKLSVKLERGEKVAIVGMNGVGKSTLLKTLLGVIPPLDGKLEKGDFLHPAYFEQEVKAKPITALDDVWNEFPAMNNHEVRGALARCGLKNEHINRNLNALSGGEQAKVRLCKLLQRESNWLVFDEPTNHLDVVAKEELKRSLKEFKGTVLLVCHEPEFYEDWVTQTWDVEKWSLEQAKTPIKL
- a CDS encoding HEPN domain-containing protein, translated to MPVLIAPVFNSTTAQPVRIDLPNSYTLISGAKRPYEIASRFLRNEMDENKRTFDLRVDPSSLFLVGDHEEMKVTDDRVWIEEIESKLNLASTTGTCSIPYIITVNGNMYGITYLKRSLDGDKYTFDDETAGIFTSLVEQKLPSLAFRRYALSLEKKNYEDQLLDLWIALESLFVPDGKKGEITYKLRVRMAYYFGETALQRERIAQFVKKSYNHRSEIVHSGKLFGDKLATEVNILRAMTRAAILNIAGESVNLQDMRVRLDELVFTGESYVTRYAPTFFERILL
- a CDS encoding DUF6886 family protein; translated protein: MDKLFHYSEDPSIAIFHPRAHPSHPTLAPAVWAIDEARAPMYYLPRDCPRICFYKKADSEATDVERFLGLTTAKMVMAIESKWYPVLTQTKLYEYTFSPESFYCWDEGAGYYLSNETVTPLDVKPLGDLVHCLSQADIELRITPSLLPLRDSLLQSSLHFSMIRMRNASLT
- a CDS encoding phosphodiester glycosidase family protein, giving the protein MEMLSRTRTHKRVKRKRPGRWVKKWLLGTALTCTSLALLGIIFLFGTKNGVELREWAAGTLLTTQHDYWAPYTFLPDEKLKELKQQITHPTVINSEGTGTAGPPVPPKSNLVTVTLPEKPKELIEIEEIDISKGSYYFKGKIMYISDPSRVRLVVTNRKDRGDLLDEFVKKTGAIGIVNASGFADPDGYGKGAHAYGVVIHDGKILQGYNPRSGETALGLTYDGKLITGSYSAEQLVKMGVRDAVSFRPQLIVNGKNMFEGKPAKSWGIQPRTAIGQKEDGTIVFAVIDGRQPGHSIGASMNDMAEVLAERGVVTAMAMDGGSSSMMLHNGEAITKTSSPYHRGRYLPNAWAVF